Genomic DNA from Haloarcula marina:
CACGTCCACGGGTGGGGGATGCTCGACATCGCCTACCTCCGAAAGCTCCGTGACGTCCTCATCGACGAGGACCACACCGGGCCGCACCACCTGCTGACGGAGTCCGGATGGACGACCGAGTACATCGAATCGCCCGCGGACTACGACCACGCGCAGTGGCTTCTGCGCCTCTCGTATCTCTACCACGTGAACGTCCTGAAGGGGACGCCCGCGGGGGCCGAGGAGTTCGCCGACGTGGACGTGGAGGACGAACTCGCGGCCCTCGACACCAGCGAGGCGGTCCGCGCGGCCTTCGAGCGGCGCTGACTCCGGGAGGACGCGTCCTGCCTGCTGTCGGTAGCTATCTACTTTATGCTCTGAGACGGCGTAGGACGGGTATGGCTACAGTCACGTCACGGTACCCGGTCGCACGGAGCGGCGGTGAACTCGCGCGGAGAACGGCGCTCGGCGTCCTCGTCAGCGTCGTCGCGGCGCTTTCGGTGCTGGCCATCGTCGGCGCGCTCGGCCTCTCGCTGGGCGCGAGCGGGCCGCAAAGTCCGTTCGCGGCCGTCCCCGTCGTCACGACGACAATCGTCGCGGGCGTCGGCGCGGCCGTCGCCTACGCCGCGCTGGCCCGATTCACCGAGCGCCCGGTCCGGAACTTCACTGCGCTGGCCGTCCTCGTCTTCGTCGGGATGCTCTTCCCAGTCGCGTTCGTCGCTCCCGGCCTCGGCGTCACGACTGCGGGACAGGCCGTCCTCGGCGTCTTGCACGTCGTCGTGGCAGCCTCGCTGGTTGCGTTCGTCGTCGGTGCGGTTCGCTTCTGAGTGAAAAACTGGATTCTGCGTTCGAATTGTAGAGAGCGGTAGCCTCTTGTCGCCCGCCCGCAATCGCCCGGACATGGACGTCACGATACGCGAATCGACGGTCGCGGGCACCGCACAGGCCCCGCCGTCGAAGAGCTACACGCACCGGGCCATCCTCGCCGCCGGGTACGCCGACGGCGCGACGGTTCGAAGCCCGCTGGTCAGCGCCGACACGAAAGCGACGATGCGGGCCGTCTCCGCCTACGGCGGCGCGGTCGACCGGAGCGAGGAGAGCGCTATCGTCGTCGACGGCTTCGACGGGCGGCCGGAGACGCCCGACAACGTCATCGACTGCGCGAACAGCGGGACGACGATGCGTCTGGTCACCGCGACGGCAGCGCTCCAAGACGAGTTGACCGTCCTCACAGGCGACGACTCCCTGCGCTCGCGTCCGCAGGGACCGCTCCTCGATGCCATCGGACAGTTGGGCGGCCGCGCCGAGAGCACACGCTCGAACGGGCAGGCCCCCCTCGTCGTCGGCGGCGGCGTCGACGGCGGCACCGTCGCCATCCCCGGCGACGTGTCCTCGCAGTACATCACGGCCCTCCTGATGGCAGGAGCGGTGACCGACACCGGCATCGACGTTGAACTGACGACCGAACTCAAGTCCTCGCCGTACGTCGACATCACCCTCGAAGTCCTCTCCGACTTCGGCGTGACCGCCGAACGGACCGACGACGGCTACGCCGTCGCGGGCGGGCAGACCTACGACCCCGACGGCGGCGCGTACGACGTGCCCGGGGACTTCTCCTCGATGAGCTACCTGCTCGCGATGGGGGCGCTCGCCGCCGAGGACGGCCTCACCGTCACCTCGGCGTTCCCGAGCGCACAGGGCGACTCGGCTATCGTGGATATCCTCGACCGGATGGGCGCGACACTGGAGTGGGACCGCGAGGACGGCGAAATCGCGGTCGAACGGTCGTCGCTCTCCGGCGTCGAAGTCGGCGTCGAGGACACGCCGGACCTTCTTCCGACCATCGCGACCCTCGGGGCGGCCGCCGACGGGGTCACCCGCATCACCGACGCCGAACACGTCCGGTACAAGGAGACGGACCGCGTGAGCGCGATGGCCGAAGAACTGACCAAGATGGGGGCGGAAGTCGAGGAGAAGCAGGACGAACTCGTCGTCTACGGCGAGGAAACAGACCTGCACGGCGCGACGGTCGACGGGCGCGCGGACCACCGCATCATCATGTCGCTTGCAGTCGCAGGCCTCGTGGCCGACGGCGAGACGACGGTGACCGGCGCGGAACACGTCGACGTGTCGTTCCCGAACTTCTTCGACGTACTCGCCGACCTCGGCGCGACCGTCGAGCGGTAGGGCGTCAATCGGAGGCCGCCGACTCCTGAAGTGAGATGTCGCCGTTCTGTCCGACCGTGACCTCGAACGCCGCGTACTCGAAGACGACAGTCGGCCACTGGTCGGGAGCGGTGGCGTAGAGCGCTTCCAGCGCGTCCGTGTCGACCGCCTCGTACAGTGGCGGGAGGTCGATAACGTCCCGTTCACTGATCCGACCCACGAACGAAACGAGGTGTTCACAGATCGTATTCGTCGCTGTCGGTTCGTACACCGTCTCGAAGTCGTCGTCGTTCGTGCGCTCGTTCATTGTGTTTACACCACCGGACTCAATCTCAATCGTCGGCCCGTTGCTCGTCCGAAGTCGACGCCACGCCCACTTGCTGTGGGAGCGTCGACGGGTTCAGCGCGCCGACCGGAACACGATGCGCCGTCTCGGTGAGCGAGACGGTGTCTCCGTCTCGATTCCAGTCGACCAGGTCGACTCGGTCCAACATGGGAAGGGTCACGTGATAGAGCCGAACCTCGACATCGGTCCGCGATTCGTCGCCCGTCTCGTCGAGGTGGGCGGCGATAGCATCGAACGTCGCCGGTTGGTCCGAATCGAACAGGAAGTTCACCGTGGTCCGGCGCTCCGGTTTGCTCAACGCGTGGAATATAGACTCCCAGTCGGGGTCAGTAGGCGCTCCCATGGACCCAGTAAAGCACCGCCTCCCCCAAACGATACTGCCTGTTTTTACAAGTTCATTAAGTACCGTCGGATACTCAATCAGAGACTAAATCCGCCGCAGACTGGTCTAAGACCGTGGCCCGGAGGACTTTGTTTGCCCCGCGTCGGACGTTCTCAGACACCGTCTGTTGGGAGACGCCGAGTTCCTTCGAGATTTCGCCGAGCGTCGTGCCGCGCGGCACTTCGAAGTATCCCGTTTCGACGGCGCGGACGAGCGCTCGTCGCTGGGCGTCAGTAAGGTCGAAAGAGAACCCCTCACCTGCGATATCGGCGAGCGTGTAGACACGCTCTAACTGGAAGGTGATTTCGTGTTCGGTGCAGTAGTTGTGAAAGTCCGCGAGGCCGCGGTGGTCGTCGAACCGGAGCCGAAACGTCCAGTGCTCGTTGCCCTTCGCCTCCAGAATCGTCGCGTTCGTCTCCGAGATGCCGTAGATGAGGCTCTCGACTTCCGTATCCCACTCGACCCGGTAGAGACCGCTGTCGTTGACGACGTCCAACGCGACGAGTTTACTGACGTAATCACTCTCTCTGACCGCCTTCTCGAACTCGTTGAGGTCATCGCCGGTCACCCATATGTAGGGCATGACGCGCCGCGACGACGGAACGACGCGCTCCATCTCGATGTGCGTATCTGGGTCTCTGGAGAGGACACGGCCGAGAATGAACTCGTCAGAGTTTATGCTCAGTTCGGCGATGACCGTCATCTCGCCTACTATTCGTCGTGGGACTGAGATAAGCAGTTCGAATATTTCCTGTTCGTCGACGGGGTCGAATAACCCCGGTCGAACCGCGCGTCTCACACATCTACAAGGTTCAAATGCCCCCGTCCCCGACACCACGGTAATGAACGGCAACGAGTTCGGTCGTCTCTTTCGGATGACGACCTACGGCGAATCGCACGGGGAGGCGATGGGGTGTACGGTGTCCGGCGTGCCCGCGGGCGTCGAACTCTCCGAAGAGCAGATTCAGGAAGACTTAGACCGCCGCAAGCCCGGCCAGTCGATGATTACCACCTCGCGGGGCGAACCGGACAAGGTGAAACTCAACTCCGGCGTACAGGACGGGTACACCACGGGGACGCCAATCGGGATGGTCATCCAGAACAAGGACGCCCGCTCGGGGAAGTACGAACCGTTCATCACGGCCCCGCGGCCCTCTCACGGCGACTACACCTACTCGGCGAAGTTCGGAACCCGCAACTGGGGCGGCGGCGGTCGGTCGTCGGCCCGCGAGACGGTCAACTGGGTCGCCGCTGGCGGCGTCGCCAAGCAAGTCCTCGCGCAGTCCGACTACGACGTGACCATCAAGGCCCACGTCTGCCAAATCGGCGACGTGGTCGCCGACGACGTGACCTTCGAGGAGATACTCGAACACTCCGAGGAGAACGAGGTCCGGTGTGCCGACCCCGAGGCCGCCGAGGAGATGCGCGACGTGGCCGACCAGTACCAGAAAGAAGGCGACTCCATCGGGGGCGCTATCTACTTCGAAACCCGCGGCGTTCCCGCCGGACTGGGCGCGCCCCGGTTCGACAGTTTCCCGACCCGTCTCGCGCAGGCGATGTACTCCATCCCCGCGGTCAACGACTTCGAGTACGGCATCGGCCGCGACGCCCGCACGACCCGCGGGAGCGAGTACAACGAGGACTGGGAGTTCGACGAGAACGGCGACCCCGTCCCCGTCGGGAACGACCACGGCGGCATCCAAGGTGGCATCACGACCGGCCAGCCAATCTACGGCGAAGTGAGTTGGCACCCGCCGGTCTCCATCCCCAAGACCCAGACCACCGTCGACTGGGAGACGGGCGAGGAGAAGGAGATTACCGTCACCGGCCGTCACGACCCCGTCCTGCCGCCGCGGGCCGTCCCCGTCGTCGAGGCGATGCTGTACTGCACCGTGCTGGACTTCATGCTGCTTGGCGGCCGCATCAACCCCGACCGACTCGACGGCCGCCCCGGCGAGTACGACACCGACTACCACCCGTCGAGTCCGCAGAACGACCCCGAGGACGCCGCCACCCACGCGAAAACCGTCGACGAGGACTGAGCCAATGGACGCGAATCAGGAATCGATGTCGAACCCCTTCGGGATGGACGAGTCGTGTCAGAACTGCCCCGAACTGTGCGAGACGCGCGAGTCCGTCGTCCACGGCTACGGCGACGTGGGCGCGGAGTTCATCGTCCTCGGCGACTCGCCGAGCGAGGCGGCCGACCAGACGGGTCTGCCCTTCACTGGGGACAAGGAGCGCGAACTGCTGGACATCCTCCACGCCGTCGACATGGTCGAGGACCCCGACGCCGACCGGCCCGAGATGAAGAACACGTTCCTCACCTACGTCACCCGCTGTCGCCACCCCGACCGCGCGGCGACCGACGACGAGGTGGTGAACTGCGAACCGTACCTCAACAGCGAGATACGGATGATCAACCCCGAACTCCTGCTTCCCGTTGGCCAGCGCCCCCTCGAAGAACTGGCCTTCGAGTACACCACGCTCAGCGAGGACGAACTCGATATCGAGGAGCGCCACGCGACGACGATTCGCGGCCGCGGGTTCGAGATTGTCCCGATGATACCGCCGGCCGAACAGACCGACGAGGAGCGTGAGGCGTTCCTCGAACACTTCAGCGACGTGCTCGGACAGGACTACCGACAGACGAAGGGTCGACGCGGGCGATAGCGGACCGTTCGTCGTTGCGCCCTCAGTCCGGCCCCCATTCCTCTCTGACCGCTTCCACCCGGTCGACCTCCGCCCGGAGGTCCGAGAGGTGCCAAACGACATCGGTCAGCGTAATCATCCCGACGAGGTCCACGCCGTCCATCGCGGGCACTTTCTTGACGCTCTCGTCGGCCATCCGCCGCGCGACGGTCGGAATGGCGGTGTCGGGTGTGGTCGTGACCACCGCCTGATGCCCGACTTCGCGGACCGGAATCGACGAGAGCGGGGCGTCCGTCTCGCGTGCCGCCCGCAACACGTCGGACTCGGTGACGATGCCCAGCGGCGTCTCGTCACCGTCCACGACGATAGCCGACCCGACGCCGCGAGTGAGCAGTCGGTCGGCGACGGTCCCGAGCGTCGCGTCGAGGCCGACGGTGACCACGTCCGTCGACATGAGCTCCCGGACGAGCATACGCCGGATTGGCCGTCCGGCGTGATAAGTCCCGCCGCGAGAGCGGAACCGACTAACCACCGACGCCCCCAGAGAGAGGTATGACTACGGTTGCAGTACTCGCGGACCCGCCAGTAGACGGGTTCGTCCTCCCCGAACTCGCGGCGGGACCGCTCGACGAGTCCGAGGCGTCGGCCCTCTACGCGGCGATGCTCGCGGACGTGTGTCGCGCCATCGAGGCCAGCGGCGCGGACCTCCTCGTCAACTACCGCTCGGCCGATAACGTTCCCGACGGGGTCGACCCCGAAGCGGCGGTCAGCGAGGTGCTGGACGAGGCCCTCGACGCGCCCGCCGAGGCCCGCTACGAGGTGCAGGTCGGGTCGACGTTCGCCGCGCGCGTCGGCAACACGGTCACCCACCTGCTCGAACGCGAGCAAGTGACCACCGCCGCGGCCGTCGAACCGACCGCCGGACTCCTCGCTCGCCAGCAGATAGACAGCGCCGCGATGAAACTCCGCTCGTCGGACGTGGTCCTCGGTCCGGGAACGGACGGCCGCGTCTACTACGCCGGGTTCAGCGCCCCCATCGACTTCGAGGAGGCCTACGCGACGCCCGCCGTCGAGACGCTGGTCGACCGGGCGGCCGACGCCGGGATGCGCGTCGATTTCCTCCCGACCGTCCCGACCGTCGAGACGCCCGCCGACCTGCTGACCGTCGTTCCGTGGCTTCGCGCCCGCCGCCGGGCCGAACGCGTGGTCCCGCCGCGGACGACGACGCTCGTCCAAGAGTTGGGCCTGCGCGTGCGCGACGGCGACGACGGCCCCGAACTGGTCCGCCAGACCGACAACTCTTAGAGGACCCGCCCGGTAGGCGGATTTGCGGTGGGGTGGCAGAG
This window encodes:
- a CDS encoding DUF6069 family protein, which gives rise to MATVTSRYPVARSGGELARRTALGVLVSVVAALSVLAIVGALGLSLGASGPQSPFAAVPVVTTTIVAGVGAAVAYAALARFTERPVRNFTALAVLVFVGMLFPVAFVAPGLGVTTAGQAVLGVLHVVVAASLVAFVVGAVRF
- the aroC gene encoding chorismate synthase gives rise to the protein MNGNEFGRLFRMTTYGESHGEAMGCTVSGVPAGVELSEEQIQEDLDRRKPGQSMITTSRGEPDKVKLNSGVQDGYTTGTPIGMVIQNKDARSGKYEPFITAPRPSHGDYTYSAKFGTRNWGGGGRSSARETVNWVAAGGVAKQVLAQSDYDVTIKAHVCQIGDVVADDVTFEEILEHSEENEVRCADPEAAEEMRDVADQYQKEGDSIGGAIYFETRGVPAGLGAPRFDSFPTRLAQAMYSIPAVNDFEYGIGRDARTTRGSEYNEDWEFDENGDPVPVGNDHGGIQGGITTGQPIYGEVSWHPPVSIPKTQTTVDWETGEEKEITVTGRHDPVLPPRAVPVVEAMLYCTVLDFMLLGGRINPDRLDGRPGEYDTDYHPSSPQNDPEDAATHAKTVDED
- a CDS encoding luciferase family protein; the encoded protein is MASDREAVAQTVQRLIDEVSEWPHVTVGDHRFGGTEFRVGPREIGHVHGWGMLDIAYLRKLRDVLIDEDHTGPHHLLTESGWTTEYIESPADYDHAQWLLRLSYLYHVNVLKGTPAGAEEFADVDVEDELAALDTSEAVRAAFERR
- a CDS encoding DUF7344 domain-containing protein; this translates as MGAPTDPDWESIFHALSKPERRTTVNFLFDSDQPATFDAIAAHLDETGDESRTDVEVRLYHVTLPMLDRVDLVDWNRDGDTVSLTETAHRVPVGALNPSTLPQQVGVASTSDEQRADD
- a CDS encoding uracil-DNA glycosylase; translation: MDANQESMSNPFGMDESCQNCPELCETRESVVHGYGDVGAEFIVLGDSPSEAADQTGLPFTGDKERELLDILHAVDMVEDPDADRPEMKNTFLTYVTRCRHPDRAATDDEVVNCEPYLNSEIRMINPELLLPVGQRPLEELAFEYTTLSEDELDIEERHATTIRGRGFEIVPMIPPAEQTDEEREAFLEHFSDVLGQDYRQTKGRRGR
- a CDS encoding HalOD1 output domain-containing protein, which gives rise to MNERTNDDDFETVYEPTATNTICEHLVSFVGRISERDVIDLPPLYEAVDTDALEALYATAPDQWPTVVFEYAAFEVTVGQNGDISLQESAASD
- the aroA gene encoding 3-phosphoshikimate 1-carboxyvinyltransferase encodes the protein MDVTIRESTVAGTAQAPPSKSYTHRAILAAGYADGATVRSPLVSADTKATMRAVSAYGGAVDRSEESAIVVDGFDGRPETPDNVIDCANSGTTMRLVTATAALQDELTVLTGDDSLRSRPQGPLLDAIGQLGGRAESTRSNGQAPLVVGGGVDGGTVAIPGDVSSQYITALLMAGAVTDTGIDVELTTELKSSPYVDITLEVLSDFGVTAERTDDGYAVAGGQTYDPDGGAYDVPGDFSSMSYLLAMGALAAEDGLTVTSAFPSAQGDSAIVDILDRMGATLEWDREDGEIAVERSSLSGVEVGVEDTPDLLPTIATLGAAADGVTRITDAEHVRYKETDRVSAMAEELTKMGAEVEEKQDELVVYGEETDLHGATVDGRADHRIIMSLAVAGLVADGETTVTGAEHVDVSFPNFFDVLADLGATVER
- a CDS encoding CBS domain-containing protein, whose translation is MLVRELMSTDVVTVGLDATLGTVADRLLTRGVGSAIVVDGDETPLGIVTESDVLRAARETDAPLSSIPVREVGHQAVVTTTPDTAIPTVARRMADESVKKVPAMDGVDLVGMITLTDVVWHLSDLRAEVDRVEAVREEWGPD
- a CDS encoding helix-turn-helix domain-containing protein, translated to MTVIAELSINSDEFILGRVLSRDPDTHIEMERVVPSSRRVMPYIWVTGDDLNEFEKAVRESDYVSKLVALDVVNDSGLYRVEWDTEVESLIYGISETNATILEAKGNEHWTFRLRFDDHRGLADFHNYCTEHEITFQLERVYTLADIAGEGFSFDLTDAQRRALVRAVETGYFEVPRGTTLGEISKELGVSQQTVSENVRRGANKVLRATVLDQSAADLVSD